From one uncultured Paludibacter sp. genomic stretch:
- a CDS encoding hypothetical protein (Evidence 5 : Unknown function), producing the protein MNFKNLLLHLQNVLIFYVKYINPILHILFSYFIIMGNFVEATIKEIKNIYKDGSAPSDSTISRRIDLARSALGKKEHQIISLQEYCNYFSIRYSE; encoded by the coding sequence TTGAATTTCAAAAACTTATTACTACATTTGCAAAATGTATTAATTTTTTATGTAAAATACATTAACCCTATTCTGCATATTTTATTCAGTTATTTTATAATTATGGGAAATTTTGTAGAAGCCACAATAAAGGAAATAAAAAATATTTACAAAGACGGTTCCGCTCCATCCGATTCCACCATATCTCGTCGAATAGATCTCGCACGTTCGGCACTGGGGAAAAAAGAACATCAAATTATATCCCTGCAGGAATATTGTAATTATTTTAGTATTCGATATTCCGAATAA
- a CDS encoding putative Antitoxin (Evidence 3 : Putative function from multiple computational evidences) translates to MNKEILQKAIDKWGKETQINKIQEEALELALVLNQIKCPTKNVEQMEANLYDELADMKIMMAQAEMLFDADKINERVKFKLDKLQSKYLS, encoded by the coding sequence ATGAATAAAGAAATTTTACAAAAAGCAATTGATAAGTGGGGCAAAGAAACCCAAATAAATAAAATACAGGAGGAAGCATTGGAACTTGCACTTGTATTGAACCAAATAAAATGCCCCACTAAAAATGTGGAGCAAATGGAAGCTAATTTATATGATGAATTGGCGGATATGAAAATAATGATGGCACAAGCTGAAATGCTTTTTGATGCCGACAAAATAAATGAGCGAGTAAAATTTAAACTCGATAAACTTCAATCGAAGTACCTATCGTAA
- a CDS encoding hypothetical protein (Evidence 5 : Unknown function), with protein MNYLPLLIIGGYLAYKYLPTGIALINLSYSFISFGLDKIEADSLTAHLILQVKNNSGKSILFQNITSKLSLNGIHIGDIEDNYLAPIGAKSSQLIRVNFTINKSNIGDEIWNMIINQQTDFNFNMSGTVKANDTVFPFSATWTMNDLVNPTNARTEVSGIGKRIETYYGHTNIPEVDHTLRKPNKDEFYKLVVTPTSLRQSFSGRSKKELLEQLFESKLSPESIEWFIIDSDFNNVKTANK; from the coding sequence ATGAATTATTTGCCTCTATTAATCATAGGCGGTTATTTAGCTTATAAATACCTGCCTACCGGAATAGCTTTAATCAACTTAAGTTATTCCTTTATTTCTTTTGGGCTGGATAAAATAGAGGCTGACAGCTTAACGGCTCATCTTATTTTACAGGTAAAAAATAATTCCGGCAAATCTATATTATTTCAAAACATCACTTCCAAACTATCGTTAAACGGCATTCATATCGGCGATATTGAAGATAATTATTTGGCTCCTATCGGCGCGAAAAGTTCACAGCTTATCCGTGTGAATTTTACAATAAATAAATCGAATATAGGCGATGAAATTTGGAATATGATAATTAACCAACAAACCGATTTTAATTTTAATATGTCCGGAACAGTTAAAGCGAATGATACAGTATTTCCATTTTCTGCCACATGGACGATGAACGACCTTGTTAATCCGACTAATGCAAGAACAGAAGTAAGTGGAATAGGTAAAAGAATAGAAACTTATTATGGACATACAAATATTCCGGAAGTTGATCACACGTTAAGAAAACCTAATAAGGATGAATTTTATAAATTGGTAGTAACACCTACATCTCTTAGACAATCATTTTCAGGAAGATCTAAAAAAGAACTTTTAGAGCAATTGTTTGAATCTAAACTATCTCCTGAAAGTATTGAATGGTTTATTATTGATAGTGATTTTAACAATGTTAAAACAGCTAATAAATAA